The following are encoded in a window of Acidimicrobiia bacterium genomic DNA:
- the prmC gene encoding peptide chain release factor N(5)-glutamine methyltransferase — MQKDIVSKLKIINNSDDVRDFEARLIIENVTGLNYSEMIINDHDIDINIDNNINSIISKRNTGKPLAYILGHSNFYGLEFNVDDRVLIPRSETEELVKKAIDILKNQEYQPQMVIDIGTGSGAIAVALACNVRNLEVLAIDISSDALELAQENYKSNTGKMYENSIIKFLKSDCFNNLDRSLLEKFDLIISNPPYIAKDEEDTLDDSVKQYEPHIALFAHDEGFAVYEKIIIESVNWLKPGGFLILEISPRHTKNIKDFINSCEYSELKIFEDLSKRDRICVAKMPG; from the coding sequence TTGCAAAAAGATATTGTATCGAAACTAAAGATCATTAATAATTCTGACGACGTTCGAGATTTTGAAGCAAGGCTAATAATAGAAAATGTAACAGGTTTAAATTATTCAGAGATGATAATCAACGATCATGATATCGATATAAATATAGACAATAATATTAACTCAATTATTTCGAAAAGAAATACAGGCAAGCCTCTGGCATATATTTTAGGTCATTCTAATTTTTATGGTTTAGAATTTAACGTTGATGATAGAGTATTAATTCCAAGGAGTGAAACTGAAGAGCTTGTAAAAAAAGCTATTGATATACTGAAAAACCAGGAATATCAACCTCAAATGGTTATAGATATAGGAACGGGGTCTGGTGCAATTGCAGTAGCTCTTGCTTGTAATGTAAGAAATTTAGAAGTTTTAGCGATTGATATATCTAGTGATGCATTAGAACTAGCTCAAGAGAATTATAAAAGTAATACAGGTAAAATGTATGAAAACTCGATAATTAAATTTTTAAAAAGTGATTGTTTTAATAATTTAGATCGTTCTCTATTAGAAAAATTCGATCTTATTATTTCAAATCCTCCTTATATCGCCAAGGATGAAGAAGATACTCTAGATGATAGTGTTAAACAATATGAACCACATATCGCATTATTTGCCCATGATGAGGGATTTGCAGTTTATGAAAAAATAATAATCGAATCAGTTAATTGGCTAAAACCAGGTGGATTTTTAATATTAGAGATTTCGCCACGTCATACAAAAAATATAAAAGATTTTATAAACAGCTGCGAATATTCTGAATTAAAAATATTCGAAGATCTTTCAAAACGTGATCGAATTTGTGTTGCAAAAATGCCTGGTTAG
- the prfA gene encoding peptide chain release factor 1, with the protein MDFDQLSSLSGELTSLEDSVSALYASGDIDEANKISKRISDLRPVVEAYARYENAKNEVSGARELLETEKDNDMREFLNDEIESKKTVLEDIEAELKELLLPKDPNDGRNVIIEIRGGEGGEEGNLWASDLYKMYSKFCERHNFKIEIIDAMESANGGYTNLTFLVKGDDAWSQFKFEGGPHRVQRVPQTETQGRVHTSAATVAVLPEAGEVDIQIDLNDVDIDVYRSSGPGGQSVNTTDSAVRLTHKPTGLVVTCQDQKSQIKNREQAFKVLRARLLAFEQEKAAAELGEARSSQVGSGGRGEKIRTYNYKDNRITDHRIGLTQYNLDRALEGDLDSVVDALRAFERSEQLSQSVTS; encoded by the coding sequence ATGGATTTTGATCAACTATCATCACTGAGTGGGGAACTTACATCACTCGAAGATTCTGTGTCTGCATTATATGCGAGTGGCGATATTGATGAAGCTAATAAAATATCTAAACGCATATCTGACTTAAGACCAGTAGTAGAAGCATACGCACGATACGAGAATGCAAAAAATGAAGTATCTGGAGCTCGTGAACTTTTAGAAACTGAAAAAGATAATGATATGCGTGAATTTCTGAATGATGAAATAGAGAGTAAAAAAACTGTACTTGAAGATATTGAAGCAGAACTAAAAGAATTATTGCTACCTAAAGACCCTAATGATGGACGCAATGTAATCATTGAAATTCGTGGTGGTGAAGGTGGAGAAGAAGGCAACCTTTGGGCTAGCGACCTTTATAAAATGTATTCAAAATTTTGCGAAAGACACAATTTTAAAATCGAAATTATAGACGCAATGGAATCCGCAAATGGTGGATATACGAATTTAACTTTTTTGGTTAAAGGTGATGACGCATGGAGCCAATTCAAATTTGAAGGCGGGCCTCATCGAGTACAGCGAGTACCTCAGACAGAGACACAAGGCAGAGTGCATACTTCTGCGGCTACAGTAGCTGTACTTCCAGAAGCCGGCGAAGTTGATATTCAGATAGACTTAAATGATGTAGATATAGATGTATATAGAAGTTCAGGACCTGGTGGTCAGTCTGTAAATACAACAGACTCTGCAGTACGACTTACACATAAGCCAACAGGACTAGTTGTAACTTGTCAAGATCAGAAAAGTCAGATAAAGAATAGGGAACAAGCATTCAAAGTTTTACGTGCTCGTCTACTTGCTTTTGAGCAAGAAAAAGCTGCAGCTGAATTAGGTGAAGCTCGTTCTAGTCAAGTTGGAAGTGGTGGTCGAGGTGAAAAGATTCGTACATATAATTATAAAGATAATCGCATAACTGATCACCGTATTGGACTAACACAGTACAACTTAGACCGAGCATTAGAGGGTGATTTAGATTCTGTCGTCGACGCACTCCGCGCTTTTGAACGTTCAGAACAATTATCACAAAGTGTCACTAGTTAA
- a CDS encoding undecaprenyl/decaprenyl-phosphate alpha-N-acetylglucosaminyl 1-phosphate transferase, whose amino-acid sequence MGGYAIVLSVVVLTTFGVTPILARIAYKVNAIAYPTARSVHTKPMPLIGGIAMIFGLMAGLLTAMSLDQFDNMFKSSTEPLALILAAGVITFVGFIDDIREVSPPAKVAGQVLAGSIMSLLGLTMLYFRVPFASFDYIVLSKDIAPIFTIVAVVILANAINLIDGLNGLAAGICVIAGSALFLYSDRLFKAGLLEGSNLGPLIAIITVGLGLGFLPWNFFKPITFMGDSGALLLGLLMAACTISVGGRVADQFSGQTYFFYAPLFIPLVILGVPLADTFFSIIRRIIKKRSFSVADKDHMHHRLMRLGHGPRRTVVILWLWTALLSVIVLVPTYSNGTGNSVIPFAIPALGLILFAFFSPARNQVNKEDELARSQRKRSGLTSKFRK is encoded by the coding sequence ATGGGTGGATATGCAATTGTACTTTCAGTGGTAGTTTTAACAACGTTTGGTGTAACACCTATACTCGCTCGGATTGCATATAAAGTCAATGCAATAGCGTATCCTACAGCAAGAAGTGTGCACACTAAGCCAATGCCGCTTATTGGTGGAATTGCAATGATTTTTGGTCTAATGGCGGGGCTATTAACAGCTATGAGTCTTGATCAATTTGATAATATGTTTAAATCATCCACAGAGCCATTGGCTTTAATTTTGGCAGCAGGGGTAATCACATTTGTTGGATTTATTGATGATATCAGAGAAGTTTCTCCTCCCGCAAAAGTAGCCGGTCAAGTTCTAGCTGGCTCAATAATGAGCTTACTTGGTTTAACGATGTTATATTTTCGTGTACCATTCGCAAGTTTTGATTATATTGTATTGTCAAAAGATATTGCACCTATATTTACAATAGTTGCAGTAGTTATATTAGCTAACGCAATAAATCTTATCGATGGACTAAATGGATTAGCCGCGGGTATATGTGTAATTGCAGGGAGTGCATTATTTTTGTATTCGGATCGATTATTTAAAGCTGGACTTTTGGAAGGTTCAAACCTTGGGCCACTAATTGCAATAATTACGGTTGGTTTAGGTTTAGGCTTTTTGCCGTGGAACTTTTTTAAACCAATAACATTTATGGGTGATTCTGGAGCATTATTATTAGGTTTATTGATGGCTGCTTGTACAATTAGCGTTGGTGGTAGGGTAGCCGATCAATTCTCTGGTCAAACATATTTCTTTTATGCGCCATTATTTATTCCTTTAGTAATTCTAGGTGTTCCATTAGCAGATACTTTCTTTTCAATTATTAGACGGATAATCAAAAAGCGCTCTTTTTCTGTAGCCGATAAAGATCATATGCATCATCGTTTAATGCGATTAGGGCATGGCCCGAGGAGAACTGTCGTAATACTGTGGTTGTGGACTGCACTACTGTCTGTGATTGTATTGGTGCCAACATATAGTAATGGTACTGGTAATAGCGTAATTCCTTTTGCCATACCAGCATTAGGACTTATATTGTTTGCATTCTTCTCGCCGGCTCGAAATCAAGTTAATAAAGAGGATGAATTGGCACGTTCACAAAGAAAAAGGTCTGGTTTAACTTCGAAATTTAGAAAATAG